In one window of Chryseobacterium viscerum DNA:
- a CDS encoding DUF1569 domain-containing protein, with the protein MENVFDAKDAQNYIDRINKLVEDTHGLWGKMTVDQMLAHCCITYEMIYEPEKHKKPGSIAKFILKTFVKPKVVGEKAYPRDSPTAPQFLVTTRKNFHEEKTRLIGFIQKTQQLGAEAFDGKESFSFGKLKAQEWNNMFAKHLNHHLSQFGV; encoded by the coding sequence ATGGAAAATGTATTTGATGCAAAAGATGCTCAAAATTATATTGATAGGATAAATAAATTGGTAGAAGATACCCATGGTTTATGGGGGAAAATGACGGTAGATCAGATGCTGGCACACTGTTGTATCACCTATGAAATGATTTATGAGCCGGAAAAACATAAAAAACCGGGATCTATTGCAAAATTTATATTAAAAACCTTTGTGAAACCTAAAGTAGTGGGAGAAAAAGCATATCCAAGAGATTCTCCTACGGCTCCACAGTTTTTGGTGACAACCAGAAAAAACTTTCACGAAGAAAAAACAAGACTGATTGGTTTTATTCAAAAGACACAGCAATTGGGGGCAGAAGCTTTTGATGGGAAAGAATCTTTTTCTTTCGGAAAACTAAAAGCTCAGGAGTGGAACAATATGTTTGCTAAACACCTGAACCACCATCTGTCACAATTTGGCGTTTAA
- a CDS encoding VOC family protein: MKLGAFSISLSVKDLQKSRDFYEKLGFTTMAGTTESNYLIMKNGSTLIGLFQAMFDGNMLTFNPGWDENAQNLESFEDVREIQKRLKESGVEIGKEADETTSGPEHIYLKDPDGNMILIDQHR, encoded by the coding sequence ATGAAATTAGGAGCATTTTCAATCAGCTTAAGTGTAAAAGACCTTCAGAAATCCAGGGACTTTTATGAGAAACTTGGCTTTACAACCATGGCAGGAACTACAGAAAGTAACTACCTGATCATGAAAAACGGGTCTACACTGATAGGACTTTTTCAGGCAATGTTTGACGGAAATATGCTTACTTTCAATCCGGGATGGGACGAAAATGCACAGAACCTTGAATCTTTTGAAGATGTACGTGAAATTCAGAAAAGATTAAAAGAAAGCGGAGTCGAAATCGGAAAAGAAGCTGATGAAACAACTTCAGGACCTGAACATATTTACCTGAAAGATCCCGATGGAAATATGATTCTTATAGATCAGCACAGATAA
- a CDS encoding SRPBCC family protein codes for MMRIFKRIILFLVALLIILLVVAAFVSGYCKYEKTISINAPVEKVWQNTNTLKAMDQWSPWNDLDPNMKKDWTGTTGQQGEKVCWDSKNENAGKGCQEVKKVDEAGKRIDTEIQFLTPYESEANAYVIVVPEGNGSKATWGFTSQIPYPFTLMKLFMNMEDAIGKDYQKGLSRLKALSEKP; via the coding sequence ATGATGAGAATATTTAAAAGAATTATATTATTCTTAGTTGCATTATTAATCATTTTGTTAGTGGTGGCGGCTTTTGTTTCAGGATATTGCAAATATGAAAAAACGATTTCTATTAACGCACCGGTAGAAAAAGTATGGCAAAATACCAATACCCTTAAAGCAATGGATCAATGGAGCCCATGGAATGACCTTGATCCTAATATGAAAAAAGACTGGACAGGCACAACGGGGCAGCAAGGAGAAAAAGTTTGCTGGGACAGTAAAAATGAAAATGCAGGAAAAGGTTGTCAGGAAGTGAAAAAAGTAGATGAAGCAGGTAAAAGAATTGATACGGAAATCCAATTTCTTACTCCATATGAAAGTGAAGCAAACGCTTATGTAATAGTAGTCCCGGAAGGAAACGGAAGCAAAGCAACATGGGGATTTACATCACAGATTCCTTATCCGTTTACTTTGATGAAACTATTTATGAACATGGAAGATGCTATCGGAAAAGACTATCAGAAAGGACTTTCAAGATTAAAAGCTCTATCTGAAAAACCTTAA
- a CDS encoding VOC family protein, with product MATVNVYLTFNGNCKEAFDFYKSVFGGEYPYIGTFGEMPPMEGKETPEEDKNKIMHVSLPISKETILMGSDTGGEWSSNFKAGNNFSISVNAESKEEADKLFGGLSAGGQVTMPMADTFWGAYFGMFSDKFGINWMVNYDDPAKMQQHP from the coding sequence ATGGCAACAGTAAACGTTTACCTGACATTCAATGGAAATTGCAAAGAAGCATTTGATTTCTATAAATCTGTTTTCGGAGGAGAATACCCTTACATCGGAACATTTGGAGAAATGCCTCCAATGGAAGGAAAAGAAACTCCTGAAGAAGACAAAAACAAAATCATGCATGTTTCACTTCCGATCTCTAAAGAAACAATATTGATGGGAAGCGATACAGGAGGAGAGTGGTCTTCCAATTTCAAAGCAGGGAACAATTTCTCTATTTCTGTAAATGCAGAATCTAAAGAAGAAGCTGATAAATTATTCGGTGGTCTTTCTGCAGGAGGGCAGGTAACAATGCCAATGGCAGATACTTTCTGGGGAGCTTATTTCGGAATGTTTAGTGATAAATTCGGGATCAACTGGATGGTAAACTATGATGATCCTGCTAAAATGCAGCAGCATCCATAA
- a CDS encoding DUF1398 domain-containing protein, which yields MMKFTIEDIKTEHQKVKSGADFPAYIQTIKKLGVSHYTTYVSDGNTEYFNQENQSVQTGSKYRLLTVSGKLNLENFKLRLKLHQQGGTDYMTFCNDCAENGVNGWKMDLHAMTCTYFDRNETNVLTEKVPE from the coding sequence ATGATGAAATTTACAATTGAGGACATTAAAACCGAGCATCAGAAAGTGAAAAGCGGCGCTGATTTTCCTGCCTATATTCAGACTATAAAAAAGTTAGGAGTTTCTCATTATACAACATACGTCTCTGACGGAAATACAGAATATTTTAATCAGGAAAATCAATCTGTCCAGACGGGAAGCAAGTATCGTCTACTTACTGTTTCAGGAAAATTAAATCTTGAAAACTTTAAACTGAGGCTTAAACTTCACCAGCAGGGAGGAACAGATTATATGACTTTCTGTAATGACTGTGCAGAAAACGGCGTCAATGGCTGGAAGATGGATCTTCATGCAATGACCTGTACTTATTTTGACCGAAATGAAACTAATGTACTGACAGAAAAGGTTCCAGAATAA